A genomic segment from Juglans regia cultivar Chandler chromosome 14, Walnut 2.0, whole genome shotgun sequence encodes:
- the LOC109015383 gene encoding uncharacterized protein LOC109015383 — MQKMKNLGSLGNSGRLSSTEESEDEEITRLAISTIQAREEEIERKKMEVKEKVELQLGRAEEETRRLAQIWEELEVLADPMRKEVATVRKKIDMANRDLKPLGQSCQKKEKEYKEVLEAFNEKNKEKTQLIATLMELLTESERLRMKKLEELSKHIESTH, encoded by the exons ATGCAAAAAATGAAGAATCTTGGGAGCCTTGGCAACAGTGGGAGGCTCTCCTCAACTGAGGAGAGTGAGGATGAGGAGATCACAAGGTTGGCCATATCTACGATTCAAGCCAGAGAGGAAGAAAttgagaggaagaagatggaggTGAAGGAGAAAGTTGAACTTCAGTTGGGTCGAGCTGAAGAAGAAACTAGGCGCTTGGCACAGATTTGGGAA GAGCTAGAAGTACTTGCAGATCCTATGCGAAAGGAAGTTGCTACTGTACGTAAGAAGATTGACATGGCTAACCGAGATCTAAAGCCGCTGGGACAGAGCTGCCAGAAGAAG GAGAAGGAATACAAAGAAGTCCTAGAGGCTTtcaatgaaaagaacaaagaaaaaactcagCTAATAGCCACATTAATGGAG TTGCTGACCGAGAGTGAGAGACTGAGAATGAAGAAACTCGAGGAGCTGAGCAAGCATATAGAATCCACGCACTAA
- the LOC109015351 gene encoding uncharacterized protein LOC109015351 produces MQSRRHDDYSTIAPGSKFRAQHRSRMGTDPCNGTLCDRSPLTRQNASPHEFDGSRRVVGASRRSGSAERGDYAWHLGGGSGGRRDRMRSRSPPFEQVKRRAQFHEGGIGMRRDYDLPIELQRRYELADRTDDKVGDDSLTSTNVYGYQHYSSRMGKEKDFNESRLSEAGGRRMLGQKSMAMEDGIPRGSYRLPQDRGPTSNYRETDGHLSSSSQSIDIRRIEHETLQYRDPVAVDELPILESSKDGEKPMFQSRDVPYLVGSASHSKDSARTFPLKDLAISSSRMLRDEFSGSYQDGIHLPPSDEFSRNGRNLIDPIGCNIYGRSPLIGSPGHHETKQRNLTYCQRGAYSPTRVKCEDHSYPKLRGTANDDREHPPDDLYRAIPPHAPLDYDLAQINYDHRHMSRPSNMHPIVNRAHDNSDDPYGNSDKGIILDHSTLPKHAGLDYLDMNRTSNTSTQGGEYLGSGCNDVDFGRRVPEHYKKAHLSASQDHHLIHLRSDYAFGKDAGPKFLKERLQSPPISKYDSDMHRHSVRTQRMEEELGLCEPLDRVIKRKYSADEELGGHDSGRFMSKWDAAGELQDLYDRGEEWIDDDTSGLYSSNVVGFDRNEYRKSKRIYDRLERHQDFTSDEWLSSQDFLAHTQRHSVRLYKHGGQFTRCHPRNGSFSSNNLHYLDRRSGFHKHPKVWKSNDDYYEDVHEDYGNPSEDWASHSESEPAEDTEKFKQLVHEAFLKFSKKLNVNPAVRRRYKEQGKGGSLFCIACGRSLSKEFMDTQRLVRHAFMSHKVGLRAQHLGLHKAICVLLGWNTVAPHDTITWVPQVLSNAEALAQKEDLILWPPVIIIHNISMSDNNPGKWKVITMDEIEALLRRKGFVRGRIKVCLGRPSDQSVMVVKFLGTFTGMGDAERLHKYYAENKRGRIDFGQLAMNNGKSSNSWDAGMQGDGGEEHVLYGYMGIAEDLDKVDINTRKSNLIKSKKEIQDLANAPVRPEER; encoded by the exons ATGCAATCAAGAAGGCATGATGATTATTCTACAATTGCCCCGGGTTCAAAGTTCCGTGCTCAACACCGGTCGAGAATGGGTACTGACCCTTGCAATGGTACTCTTTGTGATCGGTCTCCGCTCACCCGGCAGAATGCGAGTCCTCATGAGTTTGATGGGTCGAGACGGGTTGTGGGTGCTAGTCGAAGGAGTGGTTCTGCTGAAAGGGGGGATTATGCTTGGCATTTGGGTGGTGGTAGTGGAGGTAGAAGAGATAGGATGCGATCAAGGTCACCCCCTTTCGAGCAAGTGAAAAGAAGGGCTCAGTTCCATGAGGGTGGTATTGGCATGCGTAGGGATTATGATCTGCCTATAGAGTTGCAGCGGAGATATGAGTTGGCCGATCGTACTGATGATAAGGTTGGTGATGATAGCTTGACTTCAACAAATGTTTATGGATATCAGCATTATAGTTCTAGAATGGGTAAAGAGAAGGACTTTAATGAAAGCAGATTGTCAGAAGCTGGTGGACGTAGAATGTTGGGTCAGAAATCAATGGCAATGGAAGATGGCATACCTCGGGGGTCATATCGGTTGCCTCAAGATCGAGGTCCCACATCAAATTATAGAGAAACTGATGGGCACCTATCATCCTCATCACAAAGTATAGATATACGCCGGATTGAGCATGAAACGCTTCAGTATCGGGACCCTGTAGCTGTCGATGAGTTACCAATCCTGGAATCATCCAAAGATGGAGAGAAACCCATGTTTCAATCAAGGGATGTGCCATATCTCGTTGGGTCGGCATCTCACTCCAAAGATTCTGCAAGAACCTTTCCTCTGAAGGATTTGGCAATCTCCTCTTCAAGGATGTTGAGGGATGAGTTTTCGGGTTCTTATCAGGATGGCATTCACTTGCCTCCTTCTGATGAGTTTTCAAGGAATGGCAGAAATCTTATAGATCCTATTGGCTGTAACATATATGGGCGAAGTCCACTTATAGGGTCCCCTGGACACCACGAAACTAAACAGAGGAATCTGACATATTGCCAAAGAGGTGCATATAGTCCCACCAGGGTTAAGTGTGAAGATCATTCATACCCAAAACTACGGGGAACTGCAAACGATGACCGTGAACATCCTCCTGATGACTTATACAGAGCGATTCCACCACATGCTCCACTAGACTATGACCTTGCACAAATCAATTACGATCATAGACATATGTCAAGACCTAGTAACATGCACCCTATCGTAAATAGGGCTCATGATAACAGCGATGATCCTTACGGAAATTCTGACAAAGGAATTATATTGGACCATTCCACTTTACCAAAGCATGCAGGTTTAGACTACCTTGATATGAATAGAACATCAAATACATCAACGCAAGGTGGGGAGTATTTGGGTTCTGGATGTAATGATGTTGACTTTGGAAGGAGAGTGCCAGAACACTACAAAAAGGCACATTTGAGTGCATCACAAGATCATCATTTAATACATTTGAGATCAGATTATGCTTTTGGAAAAGATGCAGGTCCAAAGTTTCTGAAGGAAAGGCTGCAGAGTCCTCCTATTTCTAAATATGATTCAGATATGCACAGACATTCTGTAAGAACGCAGAGAATGGAGGAGGAGCTTGGCTTATGTGAACCATTAGATAGGGTGATTAAAAGAAAGTACAGTGCTGATGAAGAATTAGGCGGGCATGATTCTGGAAGATTCATGTCAAAATGGGATGCGGCGGGAGAGCTTCAGGATCTATATGATAGAGGTGAAGAGTGGATTGATGATGATACAAGTGGTTTGTATTCATCCAATGTTGTGGGATTTGACCGTAATGAATACAGAAAGTCCAAGAGGATTTATGATAGGCTAGAACGTCATCAAGATTTTACATCTGATGAATGGTTATCATCTCAAGATTTTTTGGCACATACGCAAAGGCATTCAGTTAGATTGTATAAACATGGCGGTCAATTTACAAGGTGTCATCCAAGAAATGGTTCTTTCAGCTCAAATAACTTGCACTATCTTGATAGAAGAAGTGGTTTTCACAAACATcccaaagtttggaaaagtaaTGATGATTATTATGAGGATGTGCACGAAGACTATGGTAACCCTTCAGAAGATTGGGCGAGTCACTCAGAGTCTGAGCCAGCCGAGGACACTGAGAAATTCAAGCAACTGGTACATGAAGCCTTCCTAAAGTTCTCTAAAAAGTTGAATGTGAACCCAGCTGTCCGAAGACGATACAAGGAGCAAGGGAAAGGTGGTAGTTTGTTCTGCATTGCATGTGGCAGAAG CTTGTCAAAGGAGTTCATGGATACCCAACGCTTGGTAAGACATGCCTTTATGTCTCACAAGGTTGGCCTGAGAGCACAACACTTGGGTCTTCACAAAGCAATATGTGTTTTGTTGGGGTGGAATACTGTTGCCCCGCATGATACCATAACATGGGTTCCTCAGGTCTTATCCAACGCAGAAGCTTTGGCTCAGAAGGAGGATTTGATACTCTGGCCTCCTGTCATTATCATCCACAACATATCCATGTCAGACAATAATCCAGGAAAGTGGAAGGTCATTACCATGGACGAGATTGAGGCTTTACTAAGAA GGAAAGGTTTTGTGAGGGGAAGAATCAAGGTTTGCCTTGGACGGCCTTCGGATCAAAGTGTTATGGTTGTAAAGTTCTTGGGCACTTTCACTGGGATGGGAGATGCAGAGAGGCTTCACAAGTACTATGCTGAGAATAAGCGCGGTAGAATCGATTTCGGGCAACTTGCGATGAACAATGGCAAAAGCAGCAACAGCTGGGATGCAGGAATGCAGGGAGACGGGGGGGAGGAACATGTTCTGTATGGGTACATGGGTATTGCAGAAGACTTGGACAAAGTGGATATTAACACAAGGAAATCGAATTTGATAAAGAGTAAGAAGGAGATTCAGGACCTAGCAAATGCTCCTGTTAGACCTGAAGAGAGGTAG